In Helianthus annuus cultivar XRQ/B chromosome 9, HanXRQr2.0-SUNRISE, whole genome shotgun sequence, the following are encoded in one genomic region:
- the LOC110874252 gene encoding EG45-like domain containing protein translates to MGVVTKALVLLSMIVCLTSVAYALSGQAIVANPPYVPSTCYGSTDQGVMIAKEHISMLANGKACGRRYRVRCLSGTNKAIRNACTGKTVDVKVIGSCEKCSQNELVLSQEAFAKIARLALGRVNINYEQI, encoded by the exons ATGGGTGTGGTGACCAAAGCTCTAGTCTTGCTTAGCATGATCGTTTGTCTCACCTCAGTTGCTTATGCCCTTTCTGGCCAAGCGATCGTAGCCAACCCGCCTTATGTTC CATCAACATGTTATGGTTCAACCGATCAAGGTGTCATGATTGCAAAAGAGCATATCAGCATGCTTGCCAATGGAAAAGCCTGTGGAAGGAGGTACCGAGTTCGTTGCTTAAGTGGAACAAACAAAGCCATCCGCAACGCATGCACCGGAAAGACAGTCGATGTTAAGGTTATAGGTAGTTGCGAGAAATGCAGCCAGAATGAACTTGTACTCTCCCAAGAGGCGTTTGCGAAGATTGCCCGTCTTGCTCTTGGGAGAGTAAACATTAACTACGAACA GATATGA
- the LOC110874253 gene encoding EG45-like domain containing protein has translation MDVMTKALILISMMVCLTSVANAISGEAILYRPPYAPSRCFGPKDQGVMVARAHGSLFAYGKACGWKYRVRCTSGKNKAIPNACTGNTVDVTIVDRCETCGADVLELSQEAFAQIARPELGKVNVEYAQI, from the exons ATGGATGTGATGACCAAAGCTCTAATCTTGATTAGCATGATGGTATGTCTGACCTCAGTTGCTAATGCCATTTCTGGCGAAGCAATATTATACAGGCCACCTTATGCTC CATCAAGATGTTTCGGTCCAAAAGATCAAGGTGTCATGGTTGCAAGAGCGCACGGCAGCTTGTTCGCCTATGGAAAAGCCTGTGGGTGGAAGTACCGAGTTCGTTGCACAAGTGGAAAAAACAAAGCCATCCCCAATGCGTGCACTGGAAACACTGTTGATGTTACAATTGTAGATCGTTGCGAGACATGTGGGGCGGATGTACTTGAGCTTTCGCAGGAGGCTTTTGCACAGATTGCACGTCCGGAGCTTGGGAAAGTGAATGTTGAATATGCACA GATCTGA